A region from the Alnus glutinosa chromosome 5, dhAlnGlut1.1, whole genome shotgun sequence genome encodes:
- the LOC133867671 gene encoding uncharacterized protein LOC133867671 encodes MAGVMKKFLVASMFMWIAPVAILYGFNHNLLPGSTHLSAYSLTLVSGFLAVISVNVVIAFYIYMALKEPSDKHEPDPAFLAEAKASVSQSTNQAEDSSQSGKKQD; translated from the exons ATGGCTGGAGTGATGAAGAAGTTTTTGGTTGCATCAATGTTTATGTGGATTGCTCCTGTTGCAATTTTGTATGGCTTTAACCATAATTTGCTTCCTG GTTCAACCCATTTGTCTGCCTATTCTTTGACATTGGTGAGTGGCTTCCTTGCTGTCATCTCAGTGAACGTGGTTATtgcattctatatatatatggcgtTGAAGGAACCATCAGATAAACATGAGCCGGATCCTGCATTCCTTGCTGAAGCCAAAGCTAGTGTCAGTCAGTCCACAAATCAAGCTGAGGATTCTTCACAGTCCGGAAAGAAACAAGATTAG
- the LOC133869445 gene encoding uncharacterized protein LOC133869445 — translation MALPMPLLTRLKHNPVAHSHLTPITTMLIASYFKKHKPKEALKVFNWMVRPGSPCVLDEKVCGILVCGFCKQGMVLEALKVLRAMVGVNLVPGRELGTWVYRRLLREARIKEAMELNQALGLVKYVGGDEAVKKVLVLLDDMIAIWTD, via the coding sequence ATGGCCCTCCCCATGCCCCTCCTCACCCGCCTCAAGCACAATCCAGTGGCACATTCTCACCTCACTCCCATCACCACCATGCTCATTGCTTCGTATTTCAAGAAGCACAAGCCCAAGGAGGCCTTGAAAGTCTTCAACTGGATGGTGAGGCCGGGCTCGCCGTGTGTACTTGATGAGAAGGTTTGCGGAATTCTGGTTTGTGGGTTTTGTAAGCAGGGGATGGTTCTTGAGGCCTTGAAGGTTTTGAGGGCGATGGTGGGTGTGAATTTGGTGCCGGGAAGAGAGTTGGGGACGTGGGTTTATAGGCGTTTGCTGAGAGAGGCAAGGATTAAAGAAGCGATGGAGTTGAATCAGGCTTTGGGCTTGGTTAAGTATGTTGGTGGTGATGAGGCTGTGAAGAAGGTTTTGGTATTATTGGATGACATGATTGCCATTTGGACAGACTAG